In one Deltaproteobacteria bacterium genomic region, the following are encoded:
- a CDS encoding MFS transporter: MNSQITFIVSICAAEIFSMAGTMYFPALLPAFQKEWGLSNTEAGWINGIFYGGYAAFVPILVSLTDRIDPRRIYLYSASFGAVSMLCFGMLAEGTATAMIFRFCSGISLAGTFMPGLKALSDHITGNNQSRAIAFYTSSYGVGTAISVFLSGWFTTWLDWRQAAALLSLGCLGAVLICALAIKRKTSDSPRKGSSLSPFDFRGTIRNRSAIGYMLGYAVHCWELFGFRSWMVAFLAFSLSIQAGHDQFLSPQNVATLVLLAGVPASILGNEMAHRWNRRRAVAIFMLLSGVIGCFLGFLAHLPYTVVAVLCTIYGIAVMLDSGSLTAGVVASSYDADRGRTLALYSFAGFGMAFIAPLAFGFVLDIADNALHGWGFAFAILGLASMSGPLWLRLFRSNE; encoded by the coding sequence ATGAACAGTCAAATTACATTCATCGTCTCCATTTGTGCTGCCGAGATATTCTCCATGGCGGGAACGATGTATTTCCCCGCCCTATTACCTGCATTTCAGAAGGAATGGGGACTCAGCAATACCGAGGCTGGCTGGATTAACGGTATCTTTTACGGGGGATACGCAGCTTTTGTTCCCATCCTTGTGAGTCTCACCGACCGAATTGACCCGCGTCGGATTTACCTGTATTCAGCCTCTTTCGGAGCTGTTTCCATGCTTTGCTTCGGAATGTTGGCCGAGGGCACTGCGACAGCGATGATATTCCGATTCTGCTCAGGCATCAGCCTCGCCGGTACTTTCATGCCCGGCCTGAAAGCGCTCAGTGACCACATCACGGGAAATAACCAGAGCCGGGCTATCGCGTTCTACACCTCGTCGTACGGCGTCGGCACAGCTATCTCGGTATTCCTGTCCGGGTGGTTTACAACCTGGCTCGACTGGCGTCAGGCTGCCGCACTGCTGTCTCTGGGATGTTTGGGAGCCGTTTTGATCTGTGCTCTTGCCATTAAACGGAAGACGTCCGATTCGCCCCGAAAAGGATCTTCACTTTCACCTTTTGACTTCCGGGGGACCATCCGAAATAGATCGGCCATCGGGTATATGCTCGGATATGCCGTTCACTGTTGGGAGCTCTTCGGATTCCGCTCGTGGATGGTAGCTTTCCTCGCCTTCAGTTTAAGTATCCAGGCAGGGCATGACCAATTTCTCAGTCCTCAGAACGTGGCAACGCTTGTTTTACTGGCGGGTGTCCCTGCCAGCATTCTGGGCAATGAAATGGCGCACCGTTGGAATCGCAGGCGGGCGGTCGCAATTTTCATGCTGCTGTCCGGCGTTATAGGATGTTTCCTCGGCTTCTTAGCGCACCTGCCGTACACAGTCGTCGCCGTACTCTGCACCATCTATGGGATCGCCGTAATGCTGGACAGCGGATCACTCACAGCCGGAGTTGTCGCCTCGTCTTATGATGCCGATCGCGGAAGGACACTGGCGCTGTATTCATTCGCCGGGTTCGGTATGGCATTTATTGCACCGCTTGCCTTCGGCTTCGTTCTTGACATCGCCGACAACGCATTGCACGGGTGGGGTTTTGCCTTTGCAATACTGGGATTAGCCTCCATGAGCGGGCCACTATGGTTAAGGCTGTTTCGCTCCAATGAATAA
- a CDS encoding DUF4258 domain-containing protein has translation MKISRHARNNMRLYGIRVDDLYKAIESADYRDAEESKLIAVKFLPERFTEYPLKVVYEKSGQDIFIITVYPLKKALGGKP, from the coding sequence TTGAAGATTTCAAGACATGCCAGAAATAATATGAGGCTGTACGGGATACGCGTTGATGATCTATATAAGGCAATTGAATCCGCCGATTATAGAGATGCAGAAGAAAGCAAGCTTATCGCCGTCAAATTTTTACCGGAGAGATTTACGGAATATCCTTTAAAGGTCGTTTATGAGAAATCAGGACAAGACATCTTTATCATTACGGTGTATCCATTAAAAAAAGCGTTGGGAGGAAAGCCATGA
- a CDS encoding branched-chain amino acid ABC transporter permease LivH (LivHMGF is the membrane component of the LIV-I/LS branched-chain amino acid transporter), whose protein sequence is MDYFLELFIGGLTRGSIYALIALGYTMVYGIIELINFAHGEIYMLGAFTALIIASVLTMSGMNGLSVLIMASVVAVIYSAAYGFTVEKVAYKPIRQAPRLSPLISAIGMSIFLQNYILLAQTSDFLPFPNLMPELKFMEPYASFIGSTEFIIILTTAVIMVLLTILIKFTRMGKAMRATAQDRNMAMLVGVNVNRVISNTFIIGSALAAVGGVLIASHIGRINFYIGFIVGIKAFTAAVLGGIGSIPGAVLGALVLGCTESFATGYVSSDYEDVFAFILLILILIFKPSGLLGHSTEQKV, encoded by the coding sequence ATGGATTATTTTTTAGAACTGTTTATCGGCGGACTGACACGCGGCAGCATCTACGCCCTTATCGCCCTGGGCTACACCATGGTCTATGGCATCATTGAACTGATCAATTTTGCCCATGGTGAAATCTATATGCTCGGCGCCTTTACAGCCCTGATCATTGCGAGTGTCCTGACTATGTCGGGGATGAACGGCCTTTCCGTCTTGATTATGGCGTCGGTTGTAGCGGTAATCTACTCCGCCGCCTACGGGTTTACGGTAGAGAAGGTCGCCTACAAACCAATTCGTCAGGCGCCCCGCCTTTCGCCCCTGATCAGCGCCATCGGCATGTCCATCTTTCTCCAGAATTACATCCTCCTGGCTCAGACATCGGACTTCCTCCCCTTTCCCAACCTGATGCCGGAACTCAAATTCATGGAACCTTACGCCAGTTTCATAGGCTCCACGGAATTTATTATCATACTGACTACTGCGGTGATCATGGTCCTGTTAACAATCCTGATAAAATTCACGCGCATGGGGAAAGCTATGCGGGCCACCGCCCAGGACAGGAACATGGCCATGCTGGTGGGTGTTAACGTAAACCGTGTAATTTCCAACACCTTCATTATCGGTTCAGCCCTGGCCGCTGTCGGAGGGGTACTGATTGCCTCCCATATAGGGCGGATCAACTTCTACATCGGTTTTATTGTGGGAATCAAGGCATTTACCGCTGCGGTTCTCGGAGGAATCGGCAGTATTCCCGGAGCGGTACTGGGAGCATTAGTGCTGGGATGCACGGAAAGCTTCGCTACCGGTTATGTATCGAGTGATTACGAAGACGTCTTCGCCTTTATCCTTCTTATCCTTATTTTAATATTCAAGCCTTCAGGGCTCTTAGGCCATTCAACAGAACAGAAAGTATGA
- a CDS encoding GIY-YIG nuclease family protein, with translation MSESWMTYLLLCADGKIYCGVTNDIEKRLDAHNRGIASRFTRARLPVTLLATGRAMGKAEAFRLEYRIKRLPREKKLAVLRGQVCS, from the coding sequence ATGAGCGAATCATGGATGACCTATCTCCTTCTTTGCGCCGACGGGAAGATATACTGCGGCGTCACCAACGATATCGAAAAGAGGCTGGATGCCCACAACCGGGGGATTGCGTCCAGATTTACCCGGGCGCGGCTGCCCGTGACGCTGCTGGCGACAGGCAGGGCCATGGGAAAGGCAGAGGCCTTCCGCCTGGAATACAGGATCAAGCGGCTCCCGAGAGAAAAGAAACTGGCGGTGCTGAGGGGTCAAGTCTGCTCTTGA
- a CDS encoding branched-chain amino acid ABC transporter substrate-binding protein gives MAPTPIPAADTIKLGVAGSHSGDLASYGIPSVRAAELVVKDINEKGGILGRKVELLIEDDACKPEIATNTATKLVSKGAHVVLGHICSGATKAALGMYKEAKIIVLSPSATNTELTQSGKYPNFYRTIGFDKNQAKMAVDFAVNKLKLKKIAVLHDKGDYGKGFAEYAKNYITASKKAAVVLFEGVTPGAVDYSAVVQKIKQSNAEAVIYGGYHPEASSIVSQMRKKNMKTLLISDDGVKDNTFIKVAGKYAEGVYATGHKDTSKNPLAIAAVEAHKRTYGTEPGAFFLNAYAGAQALLNAIKKAGSTDYGKVSKALRTYYVDTPLGKIKFDNKGDAIGVGFSMYQVRKGVYVEVK, from the coding sequence ATGGCGCCGACGCCAATACCGGCAGCAGACACGATCAAGCTCGGTGTCGCCGGTTCCCACAGCGGTGATCTGGCTTCCTATGGTATTCCTTCCGTGAGGGCGGCGGAACTGGTAGTCAAGGACATCAATGAAAAAGGCGGTATTCTCGGCAGGAAGGTAGAACTCCTTATTGAAGACGATGCCTGTAAGCCTGAAATTGCCACCAATACCGCAACGAAGCTTGTTTCCAAAGGAGCTCATGTAGTTCTTGGACACATATGCAGCGGGGCCACCAAAGCGGCACTTGGAATGTATAAGGAAGCTAAAATTATCGTTCTTTCTCCCTCTGCCACAAATACGGAGCTGACGCAAAGCGGCAAATATCCCAATTTTTACCGGACAATCGGCTTCGATAAGAACCAGGCAAAGATGGCAGTGGACTTTGCCGTTAACAAACTCAAGTTAAAAAAGATAGCAGTTCTGCATGACAAGGGAGATTACGGCAAAGGTTTTGCGGAATACGCTAAAAATTATATCACTGCTTCGAAAAAGGCTGCGGTTGTCCTGTTTGAAGGTGTCACTCCCGGTGCAGTTGATTATTCCGCGGTGGTTCAAAAAATCAAGCAATCCAATGCAGAAGCGGTAATATATGGTGGTTATCACCCGGAAGCGTCCTCAATAGTCTCTCAGATGCGTAAGAAAAACATGAAGACCCTGTTAATATCTGATGATGGGGTTAAGGATAACACCTTTATCAAAGTGGCGGGGAAATATGCTGAGGGAGTTTATGCGACGGGACACAAAGACACGTCGAAAAACCCCCTGGCCATCGCCGCCGTAGAGGCGCATAAAAGAACGTACGGAACTGAGCCAGGCGCCTTCTTCCTGAATGCTTATGCAGGAGCGCAGGCGTTACTGAACGCTATTAAAAAGGCCGGATCTACAGATTACGGAAAGGTAAGCAAAGCGCTTCGTACCTATTACGTAGACACTCCCTTAGGAAAGATCAAATTTGACAATAAAGGAGATGCCATCGGCGTAGGATTTTCCATGTACCAGGTCCGTAAAGGGGTGTATGTGGAAGTAAAATAG
- a CDS encoding ABC transporter ATP-binding protein, translating into MLRLNNVQTFYGNIQVLKDICIEVTQGEIITLIGANGAGKTTTLMSITGIVPLRTGEIMFLDKPIHNLSPDEIVALGISLVPEGRRIFPRLTVMENLDMGAFLRRDKADIKKDINHIFELFPILAERRQQHGGTLSGGEQQMLAISRALMARPRLLLLDEPSLGLGPMVVRLIFEIIKKINLESGTTIFLVEQNAHMALKVAHRGYVMENGRITLEGTADSLLHNEEVKRAYLGI; encoded by the coding sequence GTGCTTAGGTTGAATAATGTGCAGACATTTTACGGAAACATCCAGGTGCTGAAAGACATCTGCATCGAGGTAACTCAGGGGGAAATCATCACCCTCATTGGGGCTAACGGCGCCGGCAAAACCACCACCCTCATGTCCATCACCGGGATCGTGCCTTTGCGGACCGGCGAAATTATGTTTCTCGACAAACCCATCCACAACTTAAGTCCCGATGAGATTGTCGCATTGGGGATTTCTCTGGTCCCCGAAGGCCGCCGAATATTCCCGCGTCTGACGGTTATGGAAAATCTGGACATGGGGGCATTTCTTCGCAGGGATAAGGCGGACATAAAAAAGGACATAAATCATATTTTTGAACTCTTCCCGATCCTCGCAGAACGGCGACAGCAGCACGGGGGCACTCTGAGCGGTGGGGAACAGCAGATGCTGGCCATTTCCCGTGCCCTCATGGCGAGGCCCCGTCTACTGCTCCTTGATGAACCATCTTTGGGTCTGGGTCCAATGGTGGTGAGGTTGATCTTTGAGATCATCAAAAAAATCAACCTGGAAAGCGGTACTACCATTTTCCTGGTTGAACAGAACGCCCATATGGCCCTCAAGGTTGCCCACCGCGGCTATGTCATGGAAAACGGCCGGATCACCCTGGAAGGAACGGCCGACAGTCTCCTCCATAATGAGGAAGTGAAAAGGGCCTATCTGGGAATATGA
- a CDS encoding secondary thiamine-phosphate synthase enzyme YjbQ yields MKSYREELWFNTPSRRAFVNITSQVEQCLKKSGIKEGLVLVNAMHITASVFINDDESGLHKDYEEWLEELAPHEPVSRYRHNRTGEDNGDAHLKRQIMGREVVVAITNGRLDFGPWEQIFYGEFDGRRRKRALVKIIGD; encoded by the coding sequence ATGAAATCGTACCGGGAGGAACTGTGGTTTAATACCCCCAGCCGACGGGCTTTCGTTAACATTACATCACAGGTAGAACAATGCCTCAAAAAGAGTGGCATCAAAGAGGGACTGGTCCTGGTCAATGCCATGCACATCACGGCTTCAGTCTTCATCAACGATGATGAATCAGGCCTGCATAAGGACTATGAGGAATGGCTTGAAGAGCTGGCGCCTCATGAACCCGTCTCACGCTATCGCCATAATAGGACGGGAGAGGATAACGGCGACGCCCACCTGAAACGGCAAATAATGGGAAGAGAGGTCGTCGTCGCTATTACAAACGGCAGACTTGATTTCGGCCCTTGGGAACAGATCTTCTATGGTGAATTTGACGGCAGAAGAAGAAAAAGGGCGCTGGTAAAGATAATTGGAGATTAG
- a CDS encoding ABC transporter ATP-binding protein, whose product MDSILEVKQLSMNFGGLKALDRVDLDVIPGEITALIGPNGAGKTTFFNCVTGIYSPSKGDIFITPPGGRRQKITGLTIHKVTERGIARTFQNIRLFPDMTVLENVMIGRHCRTNAGILGAILRDKATREEESAIVAGSYEILKKIGLAEHVNLLARNLPYGAQRRLEIARAIATDPFLLLLDEPAAGMNPQETKELETLIIGIRDEGKISILIIEHDMRLVMSLSDCVYVMDYGEMIARGTPREIRENPEVIKAYLGEDVSA is encoded by the coding sequence ATGGATTCCATACTCGAAGTAAAACAGCTCAGCATGAATTTCGGCGGTTTGAAGGCATTAGACCGGGTCGACCTCGATGTCATTCCCGGAGAGATTACCGCCCTCATCGGTCCCAACGGCGCCGGTAAAACGACTTTTTTCAACTGCGTTACGGGCATTTACTCTCCTTCAAAAGGCGATATCTTTATTACTCCTCCCGGAGGCAGACGCCAGAAGATCACCGGTCTTACCATACACAAAGTGACGGAACGGGGAATAGCCAGGACATTTCAGAATATCCGTCTCTTCCCTGATATGACCGTACTGGAAAATGTGATGATCGGCCGTCACTGCCGGACGAATGCCGGTATCCTTGGCGCCATCCTCAGGGATAAGGCCACGAGGGAAGAAGAAAGTGCCATTGTTGCCGGAAGCTATGAAATCCTGAAAAAGATCGGTCTTGCAGAGCATGTCAACCTGCTGGCCAGGAACCTCCCTTACGGAGCCCAGCGTCGCCTTGAAATCGCTCGTGCTATAGCCACAGATCCGTTCCTGCTGCTCCTTGATGAACCTGCCGCGGGAATGAATCCCCAGGAAACAAAGGAGTTGGAAACACTGATTATCGGCATCCGTGATGAAGGGAAAATCTCCATACTGATCATTGAGCACGATATGAGGTTGGTCATGAGCCTCTCGGACTGCGTCTACGTTATGGACTACGGCGAAATGATCGCACGGGGAACTCCGCGGGAAATCAGAGAGAATCCAGAGGTGATCAAAGCCTATTTAGGAGAAGACGTTAGTGCTTAG
- a CDS encoding ATP-binding cassette domain-containing protein translates to MGLIWINEVSVSFGGPRLLDGVTLQIEAGERIGLLGRNGSGKSTLMKLLVGDITPDTGGIIRSGEVRIAMLPQDIPDDLPGTVYDVVASGGPEHLDLLREYHDLTLQMARRGDDGLLKKLERVQHRLEASGSWLYHQRVETVIARTDLDENAEFRFLSAGTKRRVFLAKALVNDPDLLLLDEPTNHLDINAILWIEEFLLKFEKTLMFVTHDRAFLQRLATRIVEIDRGRLMSYPCDYGTYLERRQAVLEAQEKEWQEFDKKLAREETWVRQGIKARRTRNEGRVRALVQMRQERARRQEQAGNVRLTIQEAERSGKLVAEAEKISFAFDDKKIMEGFSTVIIRGDKVGIIGPNGSGKTTLLNILLGNIEPQQGRVRLGTGVRIAYFDQLRAQLDENRTLKDTIAAGNDMVIVGGVSRHIVGYLQDFLFPPAQILSPVSSLSGGERNRLLLAKLFILPSNVLVLDEPTNDLDAETLELLEDRLLEYSGTILLVSHDRAFLNNVVTSTIVFEGDGRLQEYVGGYDDWLRQRTVQDKPLPTAPKEQKQKKDRPPKEKQKLSFKETREMEALPQKIEVLEEEKRRLMETLNSPAFYVGRDAVEINKAYDRLEVLEKELDEAYGRWNELENEAAKFSSGPG, encoded by the coding sequence ATGGGACTCATATGGATCAATGAGGTTTCGGTCAGCTTCGGCGGGCCGCGACTGCTGGATGGCGTTACGCTCCAGATCGAGGCGGGCGAAAGGATAGGACTCCTGGGCCGGAACGGCTCGGGCAAGTCCACCCTCATGAAATTGCTCGTGGGCGATATCACCCCGGATACCGGCGGGATCATCCGAAGCGGTGAGGTAAGAATCGCCATGTTGCCCCAGGATATTCCCGACGACCTGCCGGGGACGGTCTATGATGTTGTGGCCTCCGGCGGACCGGAACATCTGGATCTGCTCCGGGAATACCACGATCTTACCCTGCAAATGGCCCGGAGAGGCGATGACGGCCTGCTGAAAAAGCTCGAACGGGTTCAGCACCGGCTGGAAGCATCCGGCTCCTGGCTTTATCATCAGCGGGTGGAAACAGTGATCGCCAGGACCGACCTGGATGAGAATGCCGAGTTCCGGTTTCTGTCGGCGGGGACAAAACGCCGGGTTTTTCTGGCCAAGGCCCTGGTGAACGACCCGGACCTCCTGCTTCTGGACGAGCCCACAAACCATCTGGACATCAACGCCATCCTCTGGATCGAGGAGTTCCTCCTGAAGTTCGAAAAGACCCTCATGTTCGTGACCCATGACCGGGCGTTTCTCCAGCGACTGGCGACACGCATCGTGGAAATCGACCGGGGCCGCCTGATGTCGTATCCCTGCGATTACGGTACGTACCTCGAACGCCGGCAGGCCGTGCTGGAGGCGCAAGAGAAGGAGTGGCAGGAATTTGACAAGAAACTGGCCAGGGAAGAGACCTGGGTTCGGCAAGGGATCAAGGCCCGTCGCACACGGAACGAGGGACGGGTGCGGGCGCTGGTGCAGATGCGTCAGGAGCGGGCGCGCAGGCAGGAGCAGGCGGGCAATGTCCGGCTGACGATCCAGGAGGCGGAGCGCAGCGGTAAATTGGTTGCGGAAGCGGAAAAGATCAGCTTCGCCTTCGACGATAAAAAGATCATGGAAGGGTTCTCCACCGTTATCATCCGCGGCGATAAGGTGGGCATTATCGGGCCCAACGGCTCCGGCAAGACCACGCTCCTCAATATCCTTCTCGGCAACATTGAACCGCAACAGGGCAGGGTCCGCCTGGGGACCGGAGTCCGGATCGCCTATTTTGATCAGCTCCGCGCCCAGCTCGATGAAAACAGGACACTGAAGGATACTATCGCCGCCGGCAACGACATGGTCATCGTAGGCGGCGTCTCGCGGCATATCGTGGGGTATCTCCAGGATTTCCTTTTTCCACCGGCACAGATCCTGTCACCGGTCAGCTCTCTCTCGGGCGGTGAACGCAACCGCCTCCTTCTGGCGAAGCTCTTCATCCTCCCCTCCAATGTCCTGGTCCTGGATGAGCCTACCAACGATCTCGATGCCGAAACGCTCGAACTCCTCGAAGACCGGCTCCTGGAATACAGCGGCACGATCCTCCTGGTCAGTCATGACCGGGCGTTCCTCAATAACGTGGTGACCTCGACGATTGTCTTCGAAGGCGACGGGCGGCTGCAGGAATACGTTGGTGGTTATGACGACTGGCTCCGGCAGCGGACGGTGCAGGATAAGCCGCTCCCGACGGCGCCGAAGGAACAGAAACAGAAGAAGGACAGACCCCCAAAAGAGAAGCAGAAGTTGTCCTTTAAAGAGACACGGGAGATGGAGGCGTTGCCGCAGAAAATCGAAGTCCTGGAGGAGGAGAAGCGGCGCCTGATGGAGACCCTGAATTCTCCCGCATTCTATGTCGGCAGAGACGCGGTTGAAATAAACAAGGCCTATGACCGTCTGGAAGTACTGGAAAAGGAACTGGATGAGGCCTACGGGCGCTGGAATGAACTGGAGAACGAAGCGGCGAAATTCAGTAGCGGGCCGGGGTGA
- a CDS encoding DUF2283 domain-containing protein yields MKIRYDKQADVAYIQLSSKKPDGGVEISEGVVLHTTKKNEIVGIEILDSSKRFPVKNLYKLELEPVSA; encoded by the coding sequence ATGAAGATTAGATATGATAAACAAGCCGACGTTGCCTATATTCAATTATCCTCAAAGAAACCGGATGGCGGTGTAGAGATTTCAGAGGGTGTAGTTCTTCATACAACAAAAAAAAATGAGATCGTAGGAATTGAAATACTCGATTCCAGCAAAAGGTTTCCTGTGAAGAATCTCTACAAGTTGGAGTTGGAGCCTGTCAGCGCATAG
- the livM gene encoding high-affinity branched-chain amino acid ABC transporter permease LivM gives MSNLYTAKYIEGLKQSIVISLWFMFLTFPVMAIRVNTIENIIEWRLMNMVYVGAGSFILSFLWRSLSGKEIAKWKPITNVREGDRSLTQRILGERRIFLPALGIIAVFAVIYPFVFSIYQTNIMTTALMYIVLALGLNIVVGQAGLLNLGYVAFYAAGAYTYALLYHHFGIGFWMALPLGALAATLLGVLLALPVLRLQGDYLAIVTLGFGEITRLILENWNEFSLGPSGISGIPRPGLFGMEMSIQNATIYIYFLMIILCIITIFVVNRLQDSRIGRALIALREDEIACQAMGIDKTRVKLTAFALGSTWAGLVGVIFAAKTTFVNPASFTFLESAMILSIVVLGGMGSITGIIIGAFILILLPEYLRAFSDYRMLLFGIIMVIMMIYRPQGIVAGVRRTYEFRVEDK, from the coding sequence ATGAGTAATTTGTACACCGCAAAATACATCGAAGGGCTGAAGCAATCCATCGTCATTTCGCTGTGGTTCATGTTTCTCACTTTTCCTGTTATGGCAATACGGGTCAATACCATTGAAAATATCATCGAATGGCGCTTGATGAACATGGTTTACGTCGGCGCCGGCAGTTTCATTCTGTCATTTCTCTGGCGCTCTCTGTCAGGAAAAGAAATAGCTAAATGGAAACCGATCACAAATGTACGAGAGGGAGACAGATCTCTCACGCAGCGTATCCTCGGCGAGCGAAGGATTTTCCTTCCCGCACTGGGAATTATTGCCGTTTTCGCAGTCATTTACCCCTTTGTCTTTTCCATTTATCAAACAAATATTATGACTACCGCCCTCATGTATATTGTTCTGGCTCTGGGTCTTAATATCGTTGTGGGTCAGGCGGGCCTTCTGAACTTAGGCTATGTGGCCTTCTATGCAGCGGGCGCGTATACCTACGCCCTTTTGTACCATCATTTTGGTATTGGTTTCTGGATGGCACTGCCCCTGGGGGCGCTTGCGGCTACTCTCTTAGGCGTTCTCCTTGCTCTGCCGGTGCTGCGCCTGCAGGGCGATTATCTGGCTATCGTCACCCTTGGCTTTGGAGAAATCACCCGGCTGATTCTCGAAAACTGGAACGAGTTTTCCTTAGGCCCAAGCGGCATCTCAGGAATCCCCCGGCCCGGCCTTTTCGGCATGGAGATGAGCATTCAAAATGCCACTATATACATATATTTTCTCATGATTATCCTCTGCATCATTACGATCTTTGTCGTGAACCGCCTGCAGGATTCACGGATAGGGAGAGCATTGATCGCTCTCCGGGAGGACGAGATTGCCTGCCAGGCCATGGGTATCGACAAAACCAGGGTAAAATTGACCGCTTTTGCATTAGGTTCCACCTGGGCCGGCCTTGTCGGTGTTATTTTTGCGGCGAAGACCACCTTTGTCAACCCCGCAAGCTTCACCTTTTTGGAGTCAGCCATGATACTTTCCATTGTGGTTCTCGGTGGAATGGGTTCTATCACCGGTATTATCATCGGCGCCTTCATTCTGATCCTTCTGCCGGAATACCTCCGGGCATTCAGTGATTATCGGATGCTCCTTTTCGGAATCATTATGGTGATCATGATGATTTATCGCCCCCAGGGAATCGTCGCCGGCGTCCGCAGGACCTACGAATTTCGCGTGGAGGATAAGTAA